The following proteins are co-located in the Spirosoma montaniterrae genome:
- a CDS encoding PSP1 domain-containing protein has translation MSCKSCATGGCGTQRGASDGQKTATVGCGSGGCSTGGCNKLNSFDWLSDIAVPGIKRYDVVEVKFKGGRKEYYRNVHQLDLTTGDYVVCEMQSGYHIGAVSMQGELVRLQVKKRSVKINDDTKVIHRIATPKDMERHEQAILRDLPALYRSREIVRDLKLNMKLSDVEFQSDNTKATFYYSSEERVDFRELIKMLASEFKARIEMRQISLRQEAGRLGGIGSCGRELCCSTWLTDFKNIATSAARYQNLSLNPAKLSGQCGRLKCCLNYELDTYMDALRDIPAIDKPLETQKGRAWLQKTDIFRKLMWFGYNSESTWHCLPIPRVLEIVELNKRGVIPESFDVLTPIGEKEAVPIAALNSDLQKLDAKYATKSSSKKKKKKSKGGGGGNAKPAPNGTAT, from the coding sequence ATGTCTTGTAAATCCTGTGCAACCGGTGGGTGCGGAACCCAACGTGGCGCGTCCGATGGTCAGAAAACGGCCACTGTCGGGTGTGGCAGCGGGGGGTGTAGCACCGGGGGCTGTAATAAACTGAATTCGTTCGACTGGCTGAGTGATATTGCCGTGCCGGGGATAAAACGATACGATGTCGTAGAGGTTAAGTTTAAAGGCGGGCGGAAAGAATACTACCGCAACGTGCATCAGCTTGACTTAACCACGGGCGATTATGTAGTCTGCGAAATGCAGTCGGGCTATCATATTGGGGCCGTGTCGATGCAGGGCGAATTGGTACGGTTGCAGGTGAAAAAACGGAGTGTCAAAATCAATGACGACACGAAAGTGATTCACCGCATTGCCACGCCGAAAGATATGGAACGGCACGAGCAGGCCATTCTGCGCGACCTGCCCGCGCTCTATCGTTCGCGCGAGATTGTGCGCGACCTGAAACTGAACATGAAACTCTCCGACGTTGAGTTTCAGTCGGATAACACGAAGGCTACCTTCTACTACTCGTCGGAGGAGCGCGTCGATTTTCGCGAGCTGATCAAGATGCTGGCGAGTGAATTTAAGGCCCGCATCGAGATGCGGCAGATTAGTCTGCGGCAGGAAGCGGGGCGTCTGGGCGGCATCGGCTCCTGCGGGCGCGAACTCTGCTGCTCGACCTGGCTTACTGATTTCAAAAACATCGCCACATCAGCGGCCCGCTATCAAAACCTGTCGCTCAACCCGGCCAAACTGTCGGGGCAGTGCGGGCGGCTGAAGTGCTGCCTGAACTACGAGTTGGATACGTACATGGACGCCCTGCGCGACATTCCAGCCATCGACAAACCGCTCGAAACGCAGAAAGGCCGGGCATGGCTGCAAAAAACCGACATCTTTCGTAAGCTGATGTGGTTTGGCTACAATTCCGAGAGTACGTGGCACTGCCTGCCCATTCCGCGCGTGCTGGAGATTGTGGAGTTGAATAAGCGCGGTGTAATTCCCGAATCGTTCGACGTGCTGACGCCAATTGGCGAAAAGGAAGCTGTTCCGATAGCCGCACTCAACAGCGACCTGCAAAAACTTGACGCCAAGTACGCTACAAAGAGTAGCAGCAAGAAGAAAAAGAAAAAATCGAAAGGCGGAGGTGGCGGAAATGCCAAACCCGCGCCGAATGGAACAGCGACTTAA
- the recQ gene encoding DNA helicase RecQ codes for MMQVDQTVYETLKERLKEIFGFSQFRGDQEAIIHSILSGRNTFVIMPTGAGKSLCYQLPAIVNDGTAIVISPLIALMKNQVDQLNAFGINAQFLNSTLSKTEMNKVKKDTLNGSLKLLYIAPESLTKEENLDFLKKANISFVAIDEAHCISEWGHDFRPEYRKIRGIVDNIGNLPVIALTATATPKVQLDIQKNLQMEEANLYKTSFNRKNLYYEIKPKVDAKKQLIKYIKQNKGKSGIVYCLSRKTVEEIAELLRVNDVRALPYHAGLDPQTRMANQDAFLNEDADVICATIAFGMGIDKPDVRFVIHYDAPKSLEGYYQETGRAGRDGLEGNCIMFYSYDDIVKLEKFNKDKPVTERDNARHLLTEMVSYANLGTCRRRQLLGYFGEYLDKDCGFCDNCLKPTEKIKVQQEVVLALRTVLQTDQRFDVAHLADVLTATGNQYVTSYEHDRLDVYGKGKEFNEDCGWWCSLIKQIAILGYLEKDVDNYGVLKLTQKGLNYIEDPYPVTLAKDHDYDQQVADQTTDDDKDASPTSGGAAYDEELLSLLKALRKKIAKEKNLPPYVIFQDPSMEEMATTYPTTREEMAQINGVGMGKVQKFGKPFIELIAKYVEENEIETDKDVVVKSTVNKSKVKIFIIQQIDRKVDLDEIAESKSLSMEDLMEEIEHICYSGTRLNLDYYINQVMDEDRQDEIYEYFMRAETDNIAVAMREFGGDDFTEQDLRLMRIKFLSEVAN; via the coding sequence ATGATGCAGGTTGATCAGACGGTCTATGAGACCCTCAAAGAACGGCTTAAAGAGATTTTTGGATTCAGTCAGTTTCGGGGTGATCAGGAGGCCATTATTCACAGTATTCTATCGGGCCGCAACACGTTTGTGATTATGCCCACAGGTGCTGGTAAATCGCTTTGTTATCAGTTACCTGCTATTGTCAACGACGGTACGGCCATCGTGATTTCGCCCCTGATTGCGCTGATGAAAAATCAGGTAGATCAGCTCAATGCGTTTGGCATCAATGCTCAGTTTCTGAATTCAACCCTGTCTAAGACCGAAATGAATAAGGTCAAAAAAGACACGCTGAACGGTTCGCTGAAACTGCTGTATATCGCCCCCGAATCGCTGACTAAAGAAGAAAATTTAGACTTTTTAAAGAAAGCCAATATTTCATTCGTAGCTATCGACGAAGCCCACTGTATCTCAGAATGGGGGCACGATTTCAGACCTGAGTATCGAAAAATTCGGGGTATTGTCGATAACATCGGCAACCTGCCGGTTATTGCCCTCACGGCCACAGCTACGCCCAAAGTGCAGTTGGATATTCAGAAAAACCTGCAAATGGAGGAGGCCAATCTGTACAAGACCTCGTTCAACCGCAAAAATCTGTACTACGAAATAAAGCCGAAGGTCGACGCCAAAAAGCAGTTGATCAAATACATCAAGCAGAACAAAGGCAAGTCGGGGATTGTGTATTGCCTGAGCCGCAAAACAGTCGAAGAAATTGCCGAACTGCTGCGCGTCAACGACGTTCGGGCACTGCCCTACCATGCCGGGCTTGACCCACAAACGCGCATGGCAAATCAGGACGCTTTCCTCAATGAAGATGCCGACGTTATCTGCGCTACCATTGCGTTCGGCATGGGTATCGACAAACCCGACGTCCGGTTCGTGATACACTACGACGCGCCCAAATCGCTCGAGGGCTACTATCAGGAAACAGGCCGCGCCGGTCGCGACGGGCTGGAGGGCAACTGCATTATGTTCTACAGTTACGACGACATTGTTAAGTTGGAGAAATTCAACAAAGACAAACCCGTAACGGAACGCGACAATGCCAGGCACCTGCTAACCGAAATGGTTTCTTACGCGAACCTCGGCACGTGTCGCCGACGGCAATTGCTGGGCTATTTCGGCGAATATTTAGATAAAGACTGCGGTTTTTGTGACAATTGCCTGAAACCGACCGAAAAAATAAAAGTACAGCAGGAGGTAGTGCTGGCACTGCGGACGGTGCTCCAAACCGATCAGCGGTTCGACGTGGCGCACCTCGCCGATGTGTTGACGGCAACCGGCAATCAGTACGTAACGAGCTACGAACACGACCGGCTCGACGTGTATGGCAAGGGAAAAGAGTTTAACGAAGACTGCGGCTGGTGGTGTTCGCTCATAAAACAGATCGCAATTCTCGGCTATCTTGAAAAAGACGTCGATAACTATGGCGTACTGAAGCTGACGCAGAAGGGTCTGAACTATATCGAAGACCCGTACCCTGTCACGCTCGCCAAAGACCACGACTACGATCAGCAGGTGGCCGACCAAACCACCGACGATGACAAAGATGCGTCGCCGACGTCGGGCGGAGCCGCTTACGATGAGGAGCTGCTTAGCCTGCTGAAAGCGTTGCGCAAGAAAATTGCCAAAGAAAAGAACCTGCCGCCTTACGTCATTTTCCAGGACCCATCTATGGAAGAGATGGCGACGACGTACCCCACTACGCGCGAAGAAATGGCGCAGATCAACGGGGTAGGTATGGGCAAGGTGCAGAAATTTGGTAAGCCCTTCATCGAGCTGATTGCCAAGTACGTTGAAGAAAATGAGATCGAAACCGATAAAGACGTCGTCGTTAAATCGACGGTCAACAAATCGAAAGTTAAAATCTTCATTATTCAGCAAATCGACCGTAAAGTTGATTTAGATGAGATTGCCGAGTCGAAATCGTTATCAATGGAAGACCTGATGGAAGAAATCGAGCACATCTGCTACTCTGGTACGCGGCTAAATCTCGATTACTACATCAATCAGGTGATGGACGAAGACCGGCAGGACGAAATCTATGAATACTTCATGCGGGCCGAAACCGACAACATTGCCGTTGCCATGCGCGAATTCGGTGGCGACGATTTCACCGAACAGGACCTGCGCCTGATGCGTATCAAATTCCTCTCGGAAGTAGCAAACTGA
- the purD gene encoding phosphoribosylamine--glycine ligase gives MNILILGSGGREHAFAWKMAQSPLCDTLFVAPGNAGTTQVAVNLPIDYNDFDGVAGAIRAHAIDLLIVGPEEPLVKGIVDYLRQQPDLADLRIVGPDAQGAQLEGSKDFSKAFMHRYGIPTATSRTFTPDTLTEGLAYLETHTLPIVLKADGLAAGKGVVIAETLTEAQSTLHDMLAGGKFGDAGRKVVIEQFLRGIELSVFVLSDGTNYKILPEAKDYKRIGEGDTGPNTGGMGAVSPVVFANESFLRKVDEKVVKPTLAGLQQEGIRYQGFIFVGLMKVNGEPFVIEYNARMGDPETEVVLPRIQTDLVELMVATADGELDKITLQISGQTAVTTVVVSGGYPDAYEKGKAITELERLDDVTAFHAGTLAQNGHILTNGGRVLALTAQANSLENAVRKSQEAARMVQFDGKRYRKDIGLDLIRYAD, from the coding sequence ATGAACATACTGATTCTTGGTTCGGGGGGGCGCGAACATGCATTTGCGTGGAAAATGGCCCAAAGCCCGCTTTGTGATACCCTTTTTGTTGCCCCCGGAAACGCCGGCACGACGCAGGTGGCTGTTAATCTGCCTATTGACTATAACGATTTCGACGGGGTAGCCGGAGCTATTCGCGCTCATGCTATCGACCTGCTGATTGTGGGACCGGAAGAGCCACTCGTGAAAGGCATTGTCGATTATTTGCGGCAACAGCCTGATTTGGCCGACCTGCGAATTGTTGGCCCCGATGCACAGGGGGCGCAACTCGAAGGCAGCAAAGATTTTTCCAAAGCGTTTATGCACCGATACGGCATTCCAACAGCCACGTCACGCACGTTCACACCCGACACGCTCACGGAGGGATTAGCCTATCTCGAAACGCATACACTTCCCATTGTACTCAAAGCCGATGGGCTTGCGGCTGGTAAAGGCGTTGTTATTGCCGAAACGCTGACCGAAGCGCAATCTACGCTGCACGATATGCTGGCTGGCGGTAAATTTGGCGATGCGGGCCGCAAAGTGGTGATTGAGCAGTTTCTGCGCGGAATTGAGTTGTCGGTGTTTGTGCTGAGCGATGGCACGAACTACAAAATTTTGCCCGAAGCCAAAGATTATAAACGCATCGGCGAGGGCGATACCGGTCCCAACACGGGTGGTATGGGTGCCGTTTCGCCAGTGGTGTTCGCCAATGAGTCGTTTCTGCGGAAGGTCGACGAAAAGGTGGTGAAGCCTACGTTGGCAGGTTTGCAGCAGGAAGGTATTCGCTATCAAGGTTTTATCTTTGTAGGTTTGATGAAAGTAAATGGCGAACCGTTCGTTATCGAGTATAATGCCCGCATGGGCGACCCCGAAACGGAAGTTGTTTTGCCGCGTATTCAGACTGATTTGGTCGAACTGATGGTGGCAACGGCAGATGGGGAATTAGACAAAATTACCTTGCAGATATCGGGGCAAACCGCCGTTACAACGGTGGTTGTATCGGGAGGATATCCCGATGCCTATGAGAAGGGCAAAGCTATTACAGAACTGGAGCGTCTGGACGATGTAACGGCTTTTCATGCCGGAACGCTGGCTCAGAACGGTCATATTTTGACCAACGGGGGGCGGGTGCTGGCCCTAACGGCACAGGCTAACTCGCTCGAAAACGCCGTTCGGAAGTCGCAGGAAGCGGCCCGGATGGTGCAATTCGACGGAAAACGATACCGCAAAGACATCGGGCTTGACCTGATTCGATACGCGGATTAA